The Coregonus clupeaformis isolate EN_2021a chromosome 20, ASM2061545v1, whole genome shotgun sequence genome contains a region encoding:
- the LOC121533430 gene encoding tetratricopeptide repeat protein 14 encodes MDRDLLRQTLSHHGQSLFTHLKCEQSENPDFKAIEPDLSKASYQRKDGGEDNALEEQFIARKADILFAPSWKSSATVEDVLEEEGEEPYAIMPPLEQFMEVSFEERRNLLYRDMERGDIVIGRINSIRDFGFFVTLICMGGGLERDIEDLELTALCPLRDVPSNGNHDDPLSYYQINDLIRAGVKDIDRYHEKITISLQPSSLAPNLMSLKLGVFSRDDLPLQYSRSVRVANDNTETYERVLEGTLGYSNPSNVEYLLGKIGISDTQPPSLMRGLQSKHFLEEDFATTIRKKQSASWALKCVRVGVDHFKSGRHVDAMNEYNKALNIDTNNVEALVARGALYANKGSLLKAITDFELALESCPTHRNAKKYLCQTLVERGGQLEEEEKLVTAEGLYRKALALEDSFPDAKEALRKIELLIQKSLKLREEAAAKEAEKAKNVETSAEKLRKILKEEKRMKKKRKISSSSSTSSSSTSSSSDHSSSSGHRKSKKKKRKRRRSSRGEKLKQRVSSRNNRSVSDDEEEWYPAPPNTSASFLDQKCSFVRPFEGPERTEEHSQHHSKGRHRSLSSVSTDAPDNSRGRFEDGPVDGSPQRAESSKGKGVRSDKTSDGEVNGREREASRGHWKSQGQEDQSGPQEVPSSLEKVKHRRMSSSASSEHSCKSDRYANELPSQSHISTYRRSDSGRYGRTERGEKNRATRRSDVGDNRSSTEASLNGKGSAGGNKELSTNLLDIFSQIAQFEKEKCFKPKK; translated from the exons ATGGATAGAGATTTACTGAGGCAGACTTTGTCTCACCATGGACAAAGCCTGTTTACCCATCTCAAATGTGAACAAAGTGAAAATCCAGATTTCAAAGCTATTGAACCGGACTTGTCCAAGGCCAGCTATCAAAG GAAAGATGGAGGGGAGGACAATGCCTTAGAGGAGCAGTTCATTGCTAGAAAAGCTGACATCCTATTTGCACCATCATGGAAATCCAGTGCAACGGTGGAGGATGTGttggaggaggaaggggaag AGCCCTACGCCATCATGCCCCCTCTGGAGCAGTTCATGGAGGTGTCATTTGAGGAGCGGAGGAATCTGTTGTACAGGGACATGGAGCGAGGGGACATCGTGATAGGCAGGATCAACTCCATCAGGGATTTTGGCTTCTTTGTAACACTGATCTGCATGGGAGGTGgactagagagagacatagaggatCTGGAGCTCACG gCCCTGTGTCCCCTTAGAGATGTACCTTCCAATGGCAATCATGACGATCCGCTATCGTACTATCAGATTAACGATTTGATAAGAG CTGGAGTGAAGGATATTGACCGATACCATGAGAAGATAACCATTTCACTTCAGCCCTCCTCCCTCGCCCCAAACCTGATGAGCCTAAAGCTTGGAGTTTTTAGTAGAGATGATCTTCCACTTCAATACAG TCGCAGTGTGAGGGTTGCCAACGACAACACTGAAACCTATGAGAGGGTTTTAGAGGGTACTCTTGGATACTCCAACCCGTCTAACGTGGAGTATCTCCTGGGCAAGATTGGGATCAGTGACACACAGCCTCCCTCACTCATGAGAGGGCTACAGAG CAAACATTTCCTTGAGGAGGACTTTGCCACAACTATCCGAAAGAAGCAGTCTGCGTCCTGGGCTCTTAAATG TGTGAGGGTTGGTGTGGACCACTTCAAGTCTGGTCGCCACGTCGACGCAATGAATGAATATAATAAGGCCTTAAATATTGACACTAACAATGTGGAAGCCCTTGTGGCACGTGGTGCACT GTATGCCAACAAAGGGAGTTTGCTGAAGGCAATAACAGACTTTGAGCTGGCATTGGAAAGTTGCCCAACCCACAGAAATGCTAAGAAATACCTATGCCAGACCCTGGTAGAGCGAGGTGGCCA ACTGGAGGAGGAAGAAAAGTTAGTCACAGCTGAGGGCCTCTACAGAAAAGCCCTGGCCTTAGAAGACTCCTTCCCGGATGCCAAGGAAGCATTGAGAAAAATAGAGCTACTTATCCAG AAATCCCTCAAACTGAGAGAAGAGGCAGCTGCAAAGGAAGCGGAAAAAGCTAAGAATGTGGAGACAAGTGCAGAAAAATTGCGTAAGATCTTGAAAGAAGAAAAAAG AATGAAAAAGAAACGGAAGATATCATCCTCTTCATCAACATCATCGTCTTCCACCTCCTCTTCGTccgaccactcctcctcctccgggCACAGGAAGTCAAAGAAAAAGAAGCGCAAACGCAGACGGTCATCTCGAGGGGAGAAACTCAAGCAGAGGGTTTCATCCAGGAACAACAGGAGTGTGTCTGATGACGAGGAGGAGTGGTACCCTGCCCCACCCAACACCTCTGCCTCCTTCCTGGATCAGAAATGTAGCTTTGTCCGGCCGTTTGAGGGGCCAGAGAGGACTGAAGAGCATAGTCAGCACCACAGCAAAGGCAGGCATCGCTCTTTATCATCAGTGTCCACAGACGCTCCGGACAACAGCAGAGGTAGGTTTGAAGATGGCCCTGTTGACGGCTCTCCTCAGCGAGCTGAGAGCAGCAAGGGGAAAGGTGTCCGAAGTGACAAGACCAGTGATGGGGAGGTgaatgggagggagagggaagccTCCAGGGGCCATTGGAAGAGCCAGGGCCAGGAGGATCAAAGTGGCCCACAAGAAGTTCCCAGCTCATTGGAGAAAGTCAAACACAGAAGAATGTCCTCATCTGCCAGCTCAGAGCATTCCTGCAAATCTGACCGGTACGCCAACGAGCTCCCGTCACAGTCCCACATATCCACTTACAGACGATCAGATAGTGGGAGGTATGGTCGCACAGAGCGAGGAGAGAAGAATAGGGCCACCCGACGGTCTGATGTAGGGGATAACAGGTCTTCCACTGAGGCCTCTCTGAATGGTAAGGGATCTGCAGGAGGAAATAAAGAGCTGTCAACTAATCTCCTAGATATCTTCAGCCAAATAgctcagtttgagaaggagaaaTGCTTCAAGCCGAAAAAGTGA